The following are from one region of the Salvia hispanica cultivar TCC Black 2014 chromosome 1, UniMelb_Shisp_WGS_1.0, whole genome shotgun sequence genome:
- the LOC125202354 gene encoding protein SPEAR3-like: MGSNYFGEHNYFGGSDRGMSSSSSSSSSRKGKKSGSDKPKQPQRGLGVAQLEKIRLHSQLGCTYLPSLPYASNFTQEDVRLQTAHSSSSFSYSSSSPPYGFQGHHGVMMGLPDLDRANLAYGDSQPNNVARWHQGNAGYGSHNFVEPSMTRSFFEPPAQSSHNMRDGSSSQKSDSSSSQEIDLELKLSL; the protein is encoded by the exons ATGGGAAGCAACTACTTCGGCGAGCACAATTACTTCGGCGGCAGCGATAGGGGGATGTCGTCGTCGTCTTCATCATCGTCGTCGAGGAAAGGGAAGAAGAGCGGCTCCGATAAGCCTAAGCAGCCGCAGAGGGGGCTTGGGGTTGCGCAGCTTGAGAAGATTAGGTTACACAGTCAACTCGGATGCACATATTTGCCTTCTCTTCCTTATGCTTCTAATTTCACTCAg GAGGATGTGAGGCTGCAAACAGCTCATTCTTCGTCGTCGTTCTCGTATTCGTCGTCGTCGCCTCCTTATGGCTTCCAGGGCCACCATGGAGTCATG ATGGGATTGCCAGATTTAGATAGGGCAAATCTTGCATATGGGGATTCTCAACCCAACAATGTTGCAAG ATGGCATCAGGGCAATGCAGGCTATGGAagtcataattttgttgagcCCAGCATGACTAGATCCTTCTTCGAACCGCCTGCTCAG AGCTCCCACAATATGAGAGATGGTTCGAGTAGTCAGAAGTCAGACTCGAGTAGCTCACAAGAGATAGATTTGGAGCTCAAACTATCGTTGTGA
- the LOC125188954 gene encoding ubiquinol oxidase 2, mitochondrial-like: MMMSRSATKAARSALPRYFSTAIARGSATGCASSVRTSVRGGSITFFPSTSKSVVEKWMRFSTNTGSRNASTVVLGENQQQEEKVNGGSAGNSAPSGGGGNDNKGIVSYWGVERPKITKEDGSEWRWSCFMPWETYNADLKIDLEKHHAPVTFLDKVAYWTVKALRFPTDIFFQRRYGCRAMMLETVAAVPGMVGGMLLHCKSLRRFEHSGGWIKALLEEAENERMHLMTFMEVAKPRWYERALVFAVQGVFFNAYFVSYLVSPKLSHRIVGYLEEEAIHSYTEFLKELDKGNIENVPAPAIAIDYWRLNPDATLRDVVVVVRADEAHHRDVNHYASDIHYQGKELNGLPAPVGYH; encoded by the exons ATGATGATGAGCCGTAGCGCAACCAAGGCGGCGCGATCGGCGCTGCCGCGCTACTTCTCGACTGCCATCGCGCGTGGCAGCGCTACAGGTTGTGCTTCATCGGTTAGGACCTCCGTTCGTGGAGGCTCCATCACTTTCTTCCCTAGTACTTCCAAGTCTGTGGTCGAGAAGTGGATGAGGTTCTCCACTAATACAGGATCGCGCAACGCCAGTACGGTGGTGCTGGGTGAGAATCAGCAACAGGAGGAGAAGGTGAACGGCGGATCTGCTGGAAACTCTGCCCCTTCCGGCGGCGGTGGGAATGATAACAAAGGTATTGTCAGCTATTGGGGTGTTGAGCGCCCGAAGATTACCAAAGAAGATGGATCGGAGTGGAGATGGAGCTGCTTTATG CCATGGGAGACGTACAATGCTGATTTGAAAATAGATCTGGAAAAGCATCACGCGCCGGTCACGTTTCTCGACAAGGTGGCCTATTGGACTGTCAAGGCGCTCAGATTTCCTactgatatattttttcag AGGAGATATGGATGCCGTGCTATGATGCTTGAGACGGTAGCAGCCGTTCCCGGCATGGTGGGAGGGATGCTGCTGCACTGCAAGTCCCTGCGGCGGTTTGAGCACAGTGGTGGATGGATCAAGGCCCTTCTTGAGGAAGCCGAGAATGAGCGGATGCATCTGATGACCTTCATGGAGGTGGCTAAGCCCCGTTGGTACGAGCGTGCCTTGGTGTTTGCCGTCCAGGGCGTCTTCTTCAACGCCTATTTTGTCTCTTATCTGGTCTCCCCAAAGCTTAGTCATCGCATCGTTGGGTACTTGGAGGAAGAAGCGATCCACTCCTACACTGAGTTTTTGAAAGAGCTTGACAAGGGAAACATTGAGAATGTTCCTGCTCCTGCTATTGCCATTGACTATTGGCGCCTCAACCCGGATGCTACTCTTCGTGATGTTGTGGTTGTTGTTAGGGCCGATGAGGCTCACCACCGCGATGTCAATCACTATGCATCT GATATTCACTATCAAGGAAAGGAGTTGAATGGATTGCCAGCGCCGGTTGGATATCACTGA
- the LOC125201573 gene encoding probable lactoylglutathione lyase, chloroplastic isoform X2 has translation MARIVPMASSIKPSLTSLKFSPTARFALPRSSPTLCRNKVASLHLSSVIPQLHPFGLKTSKLFKEDISSRSVIVAGNTNTTQASTATTQENVLEWVKQDKRRMLHVVYRVGDLDRTIKFYTECLGMKLLRKRDIPEERYTNAFLGYGPEDSHFVIELTYNYGVDKYDIGSGFGHFGIAVEDVAKTVDLVKAKGGKVTREPGPVKGGKTVIAFIEDPDGYKFELLERGPTPEPLCQVMLRVGDLDRAIEFYEKAYGMELLRKRDNPEYKYTIAMLGYGPEDKNAVMELTYNYGVTEYDKGNAYAQIAIGTDDVYKTAEAVKLSGGKVTREPGPLPGINTKITACLDPDGWKTVFVDNIDFIKELE, from the exons ATGGCCAGGATTGTTCCCATGGCATCATCAATTAAACCCTCGCTCACCTCCCTCAAATTCTCTCCCACTGCTCGCTTCGCTCTTCCTCGCTCCTCCCCTACTTTATGCCGTAATAAGGTCGCTTCGTTGCACCTATCCAGTG TAATTCCACAGCTGCATCCTTTTGGGCTTAAAACATCTAAGCTGTTCAAAGAAGATATATCTAGCAGATCAGTAATCGTTGCAGGAAATACAAATACGACCCAAGCAAGCACTGCTACTACACAGGAAAATGTTTTAGAGTGGGTTAAACAGGACAAGAGGAGAATGCTTCATGTTGTTTACCGTGTGGGCGACTTGGACAGGACAataaa ATTCTACACAGAGTGTCTTGGGATGAAACTGCTGCGAAAGCGAGATATACCAGAAGAAAGATATACCAATGCATTTCTTGGATATGGGCCTGAAGATTCTCACTTCGTGATTGAACTCACTTACA ACTATGGGGTTGACAAATATGATATCGGCAGTGGTTTTGGCCATTTTGGGATTGCAGTGGAGGAT GTAGCAAAAACTGTAGACTTGGTAAAAGCCAAAGGTGGTAAAGTAACAAGAGAACCCGGGCCCGTCAAAGGTGGGAAAACAGTGATAGCATTTATAGAAGATCCTGATGGTTACAAGTTTGAGCTTTTGGAGAGGGGTCCCACACCCGAGCCATTATGTCAAGTTATGCTTAGAGTAGGAGATCTCGATCGTGCTATTGAATTCTATGAGAAG GCTTATGGCATGGAGCTTCTTCGCAAGAGAGACAATCCTGAATACAAG TATACAATTGCAATGCTGGGGTATGGTCCTGAAGATAAAAATGCTGTGATGGAGTTGACATACAATTATGGTGTTACTGAATATGACAAAGGCAACGCTTATGCTCAG ATAGCTATAGGGACAGATGATGTTTACAAAACTGCTGAAGCGGTTAAGCTATCCGGTGGAAAAGTTACCAGAGAACCTGGGCCTTTACCTGGTATCAACACCAAGATTACTGCATGTCTGGATCCTGATGGTTGGAAGACG GTTTTTGTTGATAACATTGATTTTATCAAGGAGCTGGAGTGA
- the LOC125201573 gene encoding probable lactoylglutathione lyase, chloroplastic isoform X1: MARIVPMASSIKPSLTSLKFSPTARFALPRSSPTLCRNKVASLHLSSVAKISEAASEGTIGVFIDRRNTLHLLLLNWLAVIPQLHPFGLKTSKLFKEDISSRSVIVAGNTNTTQASTATTQENVLEWVKQDKRRMLHVVYRVGDLDRTIKFYTECLGMKLLRKRDIPEERYTNAFLGYGPEDSHFVIELTYNYGVDKYDIGSGFGHFGIAVEDVAKTVDLVKAKGGKVTREPGPVKGGKTVIAFIEDPDGYKFELLERGPTPEPLCQVMLRVGDLDRAIEFYEKAYGMELLRKRDNPEYKYTIAMLGYGPEDKNAVMELTYNYGVTEYDKGNAYAQIAIGTDDVYKTAEAVKLSGGKVTREPGPLPGINTKITACLDPDGWKTVFVDNIDFIKELE; the protein is encoded by the exons ATGGCCAGGATTGTTCCCATGGCATCATCAATTAAACCCTCGCTCACCTCCCTCAAATTCTCTCCCACTGCTCGCTTCGCTCTTCCTCGCTCCTCCCCTACTTTATGCCGTAATAAGGTCGCTTCGTTGCACCTATCCAGTG TTGCTAAAATATCAGAGGCAGCCAGTGAGGGAACAATTGGGGTATTTATTGACCGGAGGAATACCCTACATCTTTTGCTACTTAACTGGCTCGCTG TAATTCCACAGCTGCATCCTTTTGGGCTTAAAACATCTAAGCTGTTCAAAGAAGATATATCTAGCAGATCAGTAATCGTTGCAGGAAATACAAATACGACCCAAGCAAGCACTGCTACTACACAGGAAAATGTTTTAGAGTGGGTTAAACAGGACAAGAGGAGAATGCTTCATGTTGTTTACCGTGTGGGCGACTTGGACAGGACAataaa ATTCTACACAGAGTGTCTTGGGATGAAACTGCTGCGAAAGCGAGATATACCAGAAGAAAGATATACCAATGCATTTCTTGGATATGGGCCTGAAGATTCTCACTTCGTGATTGAACTCACTTACA ACTATGGGGTTGACAAATATGATATCGGCAGTGGTTTTGGCCATTTTGGGATTGCAGTGGAGGAT GTAGCAAAAACTGTAGACTTGGTAAAAGCCAAAGGTGGTAAAGTAACAAGAGAACCCGGGCCCGTCAAAGGTGGGAAAACAGTGATAGCATTTATAGAAGATCCTGATGGTTACAAGTTTGAGCTTTTGGAGAGGGGTCCCACACCCGAGCCATTATGTCAAGTTATGCTTAGAGTAGGAGATCTCGATCGTGCTATTGAATTCTATGAGAAG GCTTATGGCATGGAGCTTCTTCGCAAGAGAGACAATCCTGAATACAAG TATACAATTGCAATGCTGGGGTATGGTCCTGAAGATAAAAATGCTGTGATGGAGTTGACATACAATTATGGTGTTACTGAATATGACAAAGGCAACGCTTATGCTCAG ATAGCTATAGGGACAGATGATGTTTACAAAACTGCTGAAGCGGTTAAGCTATCCGGTGGAAAAGTTACCAGAGAACCTGGGCCTTTACCTGGTATCAACACCAAGATTACTGCATGTCTGGATCCTGATGGTTGGAAGACG GTTTTTGTTGATAACATTGATTTTATCAAGGAGCTGGAGTGA
- the LOC125186023 gene encoding E3 ubiquitin-protein ligase ATL42-like, with amino-acid sequence MKIILFLLLLPTLILTTTAQNPSDPTTPASVNNFQPSLAVVIGMLAVMFSLTFILLLYAKFCHRAASFHSNSNTRQIHDGLPRSRSLVSGVDKTVVESLPFFRFSSLRGSRDGLECAVCLARFEDVDILRLLPKCKHGFHIDCIDKWLEKHSTCPLCRRKVTADDLSHLPLSTSLRFLSNPPPPPELERQESNLELYVEREESRHGSSRFCIGGSFRKKEEEEVPIPESMDCESPPSPAALHRFNHKIVVSEAVLKNRWSNVSSSDIMFLNSEILMNDVVTEEEATRFSSVEERKTAEETVIMSIKEEMERKRALEGKVREINKEVCDDRRNFPAMSSGANRAKLGFDSSSINPNDKRSMSEIVVHPRFQDLGNNDPQVEEINAKDERTRRLWLPIARKTVQWFANRERIAPQSQGSRFNI; translated from the exons ATGAAAATCATCCTCTTCTTGCTCCTCCTCCCCACCTTGATCCTCACCACCACCGCCCAAAACCCCTCCGACCCCACCACCCCGGCCTCCGTCAACAACTTCCAGCCCAGCCTCGCCGTCGTCATCGGCATGCTTGCCGTCATGTTCTCCCTCACCTTCATCCTCCTCCTCTACGCCAAGTTCTGCCACCGCGCCGCCTCCTTCCACAGCAATTCCAACACCCGCCAAATCCACGACGGCCTCCCCCGCTCCCGCTCACTCGTCTCGGGCGTCGACAAGACCGTCGTCGAGTCCCTCCCCTTCTTCCGCTTCTCCTCCCTCCGAGGCTCCCGCGACGGCCTCGAATGCGCCGTCTGCCTTGCTAGATTCGAGGACGTCGACATCCTCCGCCTCCTCCCCAAATGCAAGCACGGTTTCCACATCGACTGCATCGACAAGTGGCTTGAGAAGCACTCCACCTGCCCCCTCTGCCGCCGCAAGGTCACCGCCGACGACCTCTCCCACCTCCCCCTCTCCACCAGCCTCCGATTCTTATCcaatccgccgccgccgccggagcTAGAGCGGCAGGAATCCAATCTAGAGCTCTACgtggagagagaagagagcCGACATGGATCCTCGAGATTCTGCATTGGCGGAAGCTTCCGgaagaaggaggaggaggaggttCCGATACCGGAGAGCATGGACTGCGAATCGCCGCCGTCGCCGGCGGCGCTGCACCGGTTCAACCACAAGATCGTGGTATCGGAAGCCGTGCTCAAGAACCGGTGGAGCAATGTTAGCTCCTCCGACATCATGTTCCTCAACTCGGAGATACTGATGAACGACGTCGTCACGGAGGAGGAGGCGACGAGATTCTCGTCGGTGGAGGAGAGGAAAACGGCGGAGGAGACGGTGATCATGAGCATAAAGGAGGAGATGGAGAGGAAGAGAGCGTTGGAGGGAAAGGTGAGAGAAATCAATAAAGAAGTGTGTGATGATCGCCGGAATTTTCCCGCCATGTCGTCGGGTGCTAATAGGgcgaaattagggtttgattCGAGCTCGATCAATCCCAACGACAAGAGATCCATGTCTGAAATCGTGGTTCATCCGAGATTCCAAGATTTAGGGAATAATGATCCGCAGGTTGAAGAAATTAATGCCAAGGACGAAAGAACGAGAAGACTTTGGTTACCTATCGCGAGAAAAACGGTCCAGTGGTTTGcaaatagagagagaattgcTCCACAGTCTCAAGGATCAAG GTTTAATATATAA